The Plasmodium brasilianum strain Bolivian I chromosome 14, whole genome shotgun sequence genome contains a region encoding:
- a CDS encoding SNARE protein, which produces MSIIYGLVAREKTVLAEYTEFGGNFSNISRLLLEIIPPHSSRKSYIYDNYVFHQLVKNGITFMAMTDKELGFLTPYAFLDEISKIFFKHFNYTSDLITLSLDEEFKPVLRENMRIFNNYESNDVHNIKNQISNIQNIIIENIEKILERREKIDILVNKSEKLYQENISFRREAMRLNLFMWFENNRFTIYFVSTIVIFIFLIWSFYNI; this is translated from the exons ATGTCTATAATTTATGGTTTAGTAGCAAGAG aaaaaactGTATTGGCAGAATATACCGAATTTGGAGGAAACTTTTCAAATATTAGCAGACTACTTCTTGAAATTATACCGCCGCATTCCAGCagaaaatcatatatatatgataa cTACGTTTTTCACCAACTTGTGAAAAATGGTATCACATTCATGGCTATGACTGACAAAGAATTGGGTTTTCTAACGCCCTATGCATTTCTAGATGAAATAtctaaaat aTTTTTTAAGCACTTCAATTACACTTCTGATTTAATTACTTTATCGCTGGATGAAGAATTTAAACCTGTCTTGAGAGAAAACATG CGAATATTCAATAACTATGAGTCTAATGATGtacataacataaaaaacCAAATTagtaatattcaaaatatcataattgaaaatattgaaaaaatattagaaagAAGGGAGAAAATTGATATATTAGTCAACAAaagtgaaaaattatatcagGAAAATATAAGTTTTAGAAGAGAAGCTATGAGATTAAATTTGTTTATGTGGTTTGAAAATAACAGATTTACTATTTACTTTGTTTCAACCatagttatatttatcttcCTTATCTGGtccttttataatatataa
- a CDS encoding hypothetical protein (conserved Plasmodium protein): MCTFNSKSEKIYKNVMQDVLDDLCGKKLDNYYFLINKREVTPKYFSLSKITFRNELILNLKNDLKEEECFGLIFNNSEVLHKKSKKKIKEDQLIEKLKSSNFMISNEKIIEKLNILLKFNRNKSDITIKENNLHSLQNSYSFYDDIFSKDFYTTEDNYDFQISKQLNGLYILSLCKYSNFFFNILNDLKGSNDKNFKLLIKENVKIEYDQRLIKADTSGKKKRNTIFINENMTILQIIYKNKPYKIRSKIKGFHCDINENLIANPHILFMSIKDSWILILKHTNQDLQKCITPDEYQQERKDLIYQYNILFDSFEKSSL, translated from the coding sequence atgtgcacATTTAATAGTAAGTcagaaaaaatttacaagaATGTTATGCAGGATGTATTAGACGATTTGTGTGGGAAAAAACtagataattattattttttaataaataaaagagaagTAACTCccaaatatttttcattaagcAAAATAACTTTTAGGAATGAACTTATACTCAACTTAAAGAATGATCTTAAAGAAGAAGAATGTTTtggtttaatttttaataattcggaagtattacataaaaagtcgaaaaaaaaaataaaagaagatcaattaatagaaaaattgaaGTCATCAAATTTTATGATATccaatgaaaaaattatagaaaaattaaatattttattaaaattcaaTAGAAACAAAAGTGACATAactataaaagaaaataatctTCATTCATTACAAAATTCATATTCCTTTTATGATGATATATTTTCCAAAGACTTCTACACAACTGAAGATAATTATGATTTTCAAATTTCTAAACAGCTAAATGGTTTATATATCTTATCATTATGCAAATACagtaatttcttttttaatatattgaatGATTTAAAAGGTAgcaatgataaaaatttcaaactattaattaaagaaaatgtaaaaattgaaTATGATCAAAGATTAATAAAGGCTGACACatcaggaaaaaaaaaaagaaatactatttttatcaatGAAAATATGACTATTTTACAgatcatttataaaaataaaccttataaaattagaagtaaaataaaaggttTTCACTGTGACATCAACGAAAATCTTATTGCAAACCCCCATATCTTATTTATGAGTATAAAAGATTCATGGATACTTATTTTGAAACACACAAATCAggatttacaaaaatgtataacCCCAGATGAATATCAACAAGAACGAAAAGatttaatatatcaatataacATTCTCTTTGACTCTTTTGAAAAAAGttcattataa
- a CDS encoding LisH domain-containing protein, which yields MKIHLSSDEVNLLIYRYLVENGFVHTAYAFFNEGSISKNSYYISHGEKLPSNALVSFLQKALIYIYIEYHTDNKDGKKITCEEPFSFFRRHECWNEENDLSEEDDNKIEIRKGEKNSSNNLNSLTTSSNVFDNNNNNGNDNSNNNSVSNNRNIINSNNSSVSTNNNNNYKNYSNNKNYSNNKNYSNKKNYSNKKKYSNNNNNDNNDKISNNGNNSNNDNSNNNNKSNSDNNNNNVSSNHVNDDNSNENNKDNVNNNNVVKSKVNDKPNIYRNSFSKFASLNYNDSNISFKDIKRNYANIFAQGKTTKKSSSNKKKNNNNNITDINESVIKEESNSTTGNKRKKAKVIKSSNKSNQIEPNDNNKSNDINNSVLLDHKKKVESNLTESKCENMQSMNSRTSTKDYIVVNNKNKKGNFRKQNKGSDNGNYISNNNNNNTNNGISNNSISNNSISNNSGSNNSGSNNSGSNNSGSNNINSNIISRSNSNSYNNVSKREPIFASISQNSSSSVKKKKKKKKKSKEFSSNIINSKKTIKVPLKKEKKNICKNIKLEKTPPKVPDKELDNKLVINNKYNNGNSNDISSDTSNSNVINNNNDIKNIDSINDIKKNGSSNDNNNTYDFNNEDMDNCSLNSISKLNERDSINHFSDNNIMMTNDKNMNDDYINLKQSNSFFSFNSLENAINDKEKMEINTLNSNCDIYSNSVENNKEDTLIVSSSSVNEKHLNDTMIENKNASNNVNIKKMNHFNVSDYNFSFTNYLHNKKKNIIYNKDKVFHVNNNDLKGVMMFDQTYEHDVQQLGKHEFCNNDNTERYNNYNKGNVCIEEERISTKNKTGADEVEEVNEEDECIEKEKEKANDYNNFLKMDEKEGQINDVENYRNDLNNVLLKKIILKTLNKGNKKCKINNIIKLKEKTINNEENNKEIDEEEEEENVDYEERVDSDDEDHVEYDEEEGSDVEVEVDGIEETGGGNKDHEEYEHNGQEKLCQKEKKSGQKIHNEYEENYNKGHTNDYNDNNNEDDNVDGYLDMERYNLNVKQNYERKNSMEKKIANNEAKGKEEKSNEEEVVCRPYWS from the coding sequence aaaagcattgatatatatatatatagaatatcaTACTGACAATAAGGATGGAAAGAAAATTACGTGTGAGGAACCTTTCTCCTTTTTCAGAAGACATGAATGTTGGAATGAGGAAAATGATTTATCAGAAGAAGATGATAACAAAATAGAAATTCGTAAGGGTGAAAAAAATTctagtaataatttaaacagTTTAACTACGAGCAGTAATGTTTttgataataacaataataacggaaacgataatagtaataataatagcgtAAGTAACAATCGAAATATTATcaacagtaataatagtagtgttagtactaataataataataattacaaaaattacagtaataacaaaaattatagtaataacaaaaattatagtaataaaaaaaattacagtaataaaaaaaaatacagtaataacaacaataacgATAATAACGATAAAATCAGCAATAACGGTAATAACAgcaataatgataatagtaacaataacaataaaagtaatagcgataataataataataatgtgaGCAGTAATCACGTTAATGATGATAACAGTAATGAGAATAATAAAGACAAtgttaacaataataacgTTGTTAAATCGAAAGTAAACGATAAACCGAATATTTATAGAAACAGCTTTTCGAAATTCGCGAGCCTAAATTACAATGATAgcaatatttcttttaaagatataaaaagaaattatgcAAATATCTTCGCGCAAGGTAAAACTACCAAGAAAAGTTCttcaaataagaaaaaaaacaataacaataatattacagACATAAATGAAAGCGTCATAAAAGAGGAATCAAATAGTACCACGGgtaataaaagaaagaaagcTAAAGTTATAAAGTCTTCTAACAAATCAAATCAAATAGAACCTAATGACAACAATAAAagtaatgatataaataacagTGTTTTACTTGACCATAAGAAAAAGGTAGAGAGTAATTTGACTGAATCCAAATGTGAAAATATGCAATCCATGAATTCTCGTACTTCAACGAAAGATTATATTGTtgtgaataataaaaataaaaaaggtaatTTTCGAAAGCAGAATAAAGGAAGTGATAACGGAAATTACAtaagtaataacaataataataatactaacaATGGTATTAGCAACAACAGTATTAGCAACAACAGTATTAGCAACAACAGTGGTAGCAACAACAGTGGTAGCAACAACAGTGGTAGCAACAACAGTGGTAGTAACAACATTAATAGCAACATCATTAGTAGAAGCAATAGTAACAGTTATAACAATGTAAGCAAACGAGAACCTATATTTGCGAGCATTTCGCAAAATAGTAGTTCATCtgtgaagaaaaagaaaaaaaaaaagaagaaaagcaaagaattttcttcaaatataattaatagtAAGAAGACAATAAAAGTtcctttaaaaaaggaaaaaaaaaatatttgcaaGAATATTAAGCTGGAAAAAACACCCCCAAAAGTACCAGATAAAGAATTAGATAACAAGTTagtaattaataataaatataataatggtaatagTAATGACATTAGTAGTGATACtagtaatagtaatgttattaataataataatgatataaaaaatattgattcTATTAacgatattaaaaaaaatggttctagtaatgataataacaaCACCTATGATTTTAATAATGAAGATATGGATAATTGTTCCCTTAATAGTATTAGTAAATTGAACGAACGAGACAGTATTAATCATTTtagtgataataatataatgatgaCTAATGATAAGAATATGAATGAtgattacataaatttaaagCAGAGTAATAgttttttttcgtttaatTCTTTAGAAAATGctataaatgataaagaaaaaatggaaataaataCCCTCAATTCAAATTGTGATATATACAGTAACAGtgttgaaaataataaagaagatACATTAATTGTAAGTTCATCATCTGTAAATGAAAAGCATTTAAATGACACAAtgatagaaaataaaaacgcATCTAATAAtgttaacataaaaaaaatgaaccaTTTTAATGTGAGCGATTATAATTTCAGTTTTACAAATTACctgcataataaaaaaaaaaatattatttataataaagataaagTGTTTCacgtaaataataatgatctTAAAGGTGTAATGATGTTTGACCAAACTTATGAACACGATGTTCAACAATTAGGAAAACATGAATTctgtaataatgataatacaGAAAGATACAACAACTACAATAAAGGAAATGTATGCATAGAAGAGGAACGTATCAGTACAAAGAATAAGACAGGAGCAGACGAGGTGGAAGAAGTAAATGAAGAAGATGAATGTATTGAAAAAGAGAAGGAAAAAGCaaatgattataataattttttaaaaatggatgaaaaagaaggacaaataaatgatgtagaaaattatagaaatgATCTTAATAATGtgcttttaaaaaagattattCTAAAAACATTGAATAAagggaataaaaaatgtaaaataaataatataattaaattgaaagaaaagacaataaataatgaagagaataataaagaaatagatgaagaagaagaagaggagAATGTCGACTATGAAGAAAGAGTAGATTCTGATGATGAGGATCATGTGGAATATGACGAAGAGGAAGGTTCTGACGTTGAAGTAGAAGTTGATGGAATCGAAGAAACAGGAGGGGGGAATAAAGACCACGAGGAATATGAACATAATGGGCAGGAAAAATTGTgtcaaaaggaaaaaaaaagtggtCAGAAAATTCATAATGAATATGAAgagaattataataaaggTCATACTAATGATTATAACGATAATAATAACGAAGATGATAACGTGGATGGATATCTTGATATGGAAAggtataatttaaatgtaaaacaaaattatgaaaggaaaaatagTATGGAGAAGAAAATAGCCAATAATGAAGCCAAaggaaaagaagagaaaTCAAATGAAGAAGAGGTTGTTTGTCGACCGTATTGGTCATGA
- a CDS encoding methyltransferase, which yields MSDYPQLKINFDYIYNNEEVRNNVYAPSSDTFTFIEALEDDIETISSEVNIALEMGMGSGYLILSLYEMLLKRNKKIDLLYCIDINKNACNCVRKLTRDNKISNVEIINNDLFNNIKKCQQFDLILFNPPYVVTGQDEMNRTDIVSSYAGGKHGREIILKFLLSVHEYVSNNGVIYLLLEKKNMPDEIMNNEHITDKFNYTKLKEKKTLNETIFIFKLTKKFS from the exons ATGTCAGACTATCCCCaacttaaaataaattttgattACATTTACAACAACGAAGAAGTTAGAAATAATGTGTACGCACCGAGTAGTGACACGTTTACTTTTATTGAAGCACTAGAAGATGATATTGAAACCATTTCGTCGGAAGTGAATATAGCCTTAGAAATGGG AATGGGAAGCGGTTATTTGATTTTGTCCTTATATGAGATGctattaaaaagaaacaaaaaaattgacCTTCTTTATTGTattgatattaataaaaatgcttGTAATTGCGTAAGAAAATTAACGCGTGACAATAAAATTTCAAACGTTGAAATAATTAACAATGACCTATTTAATAACATAAAGAAATGCCAACAGTTTGACTTAATCCTATTTAACCCACCGTATGTTGTAACTGGACAGGATGAAATGAATAGAACAGATATCGTATCTTCCTACGCAGGTGGAAAACATGGAAgagaaataattttgaaatttttattaagtgTTCATGAATATGTTAGTAATAACGGAGTTATTTACCTACTactggaaaaaaaaaacatgccagatgaaattatgaataatgaACATATAACGGACAAGTTcaattatacaaaattaaaagaaaaaaaaacattaaatgaaacaatttttatattcaaacTTACCAAAAagttttcataa